A genome region from Cervus canadensis isolate Bull #8, Minnesota chromosome 10, ASM1932006v1, whole genome shotgun sequence includes the following:
- the BMP2 gene encoding bone morphogenetic protein 2 — translation MVAGTRCLLALLLPQVLLGGAAGLIPELGRRKFAASAGRSSSQPSNDVLSEFELRLLSMFGLKQRPTPSRDAVVPPYMLDLYRLHSGQPGAPAPDHRLERAASLANTVRSFHHEESLEELPEMSGKTTRRFFFNLTSIPTEEFITSAELQVFRKHMPEALENNSSFHHRINIYEIIKPATANSKFPVTRLLDTRLVTQNASRWESFDVTPAVMRWTAQGLANHGFVVEVAHPEDSYGASKRHVRISRSLHQDEHSWSQIRPLLVTFGHDGKGHPLHRREKRQAKHKQRKRLKSSCKRHPLYVDFSDVGWNDWIVAPPGYHAFYCHGECPFPLADHLNSTNHAIVQTLVNSVNSKIPKACCVPTELSAISMLYLDENEKVVLKNYQDMVVEGCGCR, via the exons ATGGTGGCCGGGACCCGCTGTCTTCTAGCGTTGCTGCTTCCCCAGGTCCTCCTGGGCGGCGCGGCCGGCCTCATTCCCGAGCTGGGCCGGAGGAAGTTCGCGGCGTCTGCTGGCCGCTCCTCATCCCAGCCTTCGAACGACGTCCTGAGCGAGTTCGAGTTGCGGCTGCTCAGCATGTTCGGCCTGAAGCAGAGACCCACCCCCAGCAGGGACGCCGTGGTGCCCCCCTACATGCTGGACTTGTACCGCCTGCACTCGGGCCAGCCCGGGGCGCCCGCCCCGGACCACCGGCTGGAGAGGGCAGCCAGCCTCGCCAACACCGTGCGCAGCTTCCACCACGAAG AATCTTTGGAAGAACTGCCGGAAATGAGTGGGAAAACAACCCGGCGATTCTTCTTTAATTTAACTTCTATCCCCACTGAGGAGTTTATCACCTCAGCAGAACTTCAGGTCTTTCGGAAACATATGCCCGAAGCTTTGGAAAACAATAGCAGTTTCCATCACCgaattaatatttatgaaattataaaacCTGCCACAGCTAACTCCAAGTTCCCTGTGACCAGACTTTTGGACACCAGGTTGGTGACTCAGAATGCCAGTAGGTGGGAGAGCTTCGATGTCACCCCCGCCGTGATGAGGTGGACCGCCCAGGGGCTCGCCAACCACGGGTTCGTGGTGGAGGTAGCCCACCCAGAGGACAGCTATGGGGCCTCCAAGAGGCATGTGCGGATTAGCAGGTCTTTGCACCAGGATGAGCACAGCTGGTCACAGATAAGGCCCTTGCTTGTCACTTTTGGCCACGATGGGAAAGGACACCCTCTCCACAGAAGAGAAAAGCGGCAAGCAAAACATAAACAGCGGAAACGCCTCAAGTCCAGCTGTAAGAGACACCCTTTATATGTGGACTTCAGTGATGTGGGGTGGAATGACTGGATCGTTGCCCCGCCGGGGTATCATGCCTTTTACTGCCACGGGGAGTGCCCTTTTCCCCTGGCCGATCACCTGAACTCCACGAATCATGCCATTGTCCAAACTCTGGTCAACTCAGTTAACTCTAAGATTCCCAAGGCGTGCTGTGTCCCAACAGAACTCAGCGCCATCTCCATGCTCTACCTTGATGAGAATGAGAAGGTGGTGTTAAAGAACTACCAGGACATGGTTGTCGAGGGTTGTGGGTGTCGTTag